GATGACATATGGTTTGGGGAGGCAGGGCCAAAATCTTTTACATTTCAAGAACATTGAATTTCTTTAGAAGCCAATCACAAGttgaatattttgtttatcGTGTGTGCTCGTTTTCTAAACCTTgcaataaaaagtcaacacctTCCAGCTATCAAAAAATacacatgggaaaaaaaacgaaaaaaaaaaactgcaataacacataggggggggggggaatattttGATTGTAAGAAACaatataaatgtgaaaaaaggtgtcattttaaatataattaatttaaaataattttataacCTACTTTACCAGTCATCGCTAAATAAATTGTCCTCAGAAACATACCACCATACTTACCATAGTAAATTCCCATGtcttatttactgacattatcTTTATTGTAGACAAAATGGAAGGACAAGGGGACGGACGGCACAACGGTCCAAATTGTAAGTACTTGACATTTGGTTTCATCATTGGTCTCTGTTTGGGTAAAACTGATTTCTGTATGATTTTATGCTGATGATAATATCATCTACGCATGTCAACTGTGTTGCAGGCTACCGTATTCCACTGCCAATAGGAAACGGCGCACGGAATATGGAAACCCTTGGGCTAagggtttttattttaaatcaggaGATCATCTTTTCCATACACGCCATGATAAGGCCACCcgataatgacgtcatcgacaACGACGGCAACAACGAAGACAACGACGAGGAGGACTATATTGAAGACAACGAGGACGATAACGATGACGAGGAACAGATCGATGACGACAATAACATCGAAGACAATGATCAGGAAGAAAATATCGAGGATAATGAGAATATTGAAGACGACGAAGAGGACGTTACCGAAGACAGCGACGGCGATGCCGACGTTGAAGACAACGACGCCGAAATGGAAGAGCATCATGAATACCACGCAGACAACAACAATATGAACGACATGCACATGAATGACGAGAATGCCGTGCTCCTCTTCAGAATCCGCGTAAGGCCGCTGCAACACGGCGACGTATTTGACGACATTTTCCTCGAATTGCGTTTGGTGAACAACGACGACTTTGACGAGATCGAAAACAACGAAGACCAAAACGGCGAAGTCAACGAGGAGAACATCGAGGACGACCAGAATGCTGATGAAGACGACGGTTTTGAAAATGTCGTTAATGCCGTCAATAATACAGACGATGAAGACAACAATTGTAATAACAATGAAGATCCTGAAGAGAATGACTGTAATAACGATGAAGGTTTTGAAGACTTTGACAATGAAATCGAAAATTTTGAAGGTCGTAGTGTCATTGGCAATGTTGTCAATGAAAAGAGTAAACATTTCCACCCTGGAGTCTACCAAGACTTGGACAATCCTTTGCCAGGACCGTCAAGGGAGAGGTCTATagaggatgaagatgatgaaaCGAGCAGGGGCAAACAATTCCAGTGGTGGGATGATTGCAATTCGGACAGTTTTTCTGATAACATTCATGAAGACGATGACTACCACCGCTGTTGTACAGCCAAGCAAAGGTCAAGCGACGACGTAGATTCACAAGACGACAGAAGGGGGAAGAAAACgcggaaaaaaaacttcatatCAAAATCGGAAGACGAGGACTTTGCCTTTTGTTCGAGTGATCATGATGCAGACGAGGACCTCCCGGCTGAATCATCGAGGAAGAGGCCGCGAGGAGAAGGAGGACATCCGTCCGAAACAGGAAGACGCGAGAAGCGTTTTCGACACGGCAACACCTCCGGTAGCGACTTGGATGAAGCCCAACCAGATGTTCGGCCTGGATCGTCCTCAAACAGGTTGAGAGACAATCA
The sequence above is a segment of the Phycodurus eques isolate BA_2022a chromosome 19, UOR_Pequ_1.1, whole genome shotgun sequence genome. Coding sequences within it:
- the LOC133395258 gene encoding protein PFC0760c-like, producing MIRPPDNDVIDNDGNNEDNDEEDYIEDNEDDNDDEEQIDDDNNIEDNDQEENIEDNENIEDDEEDVTEDSDGDADVEDNDAEMEEHHEYHADNNNMNDMHMNDENAVLLFRIRVRPLQHGDVFDDIFLELRLVNNDDFDEIENNEDQNGEVNEENIEDDQNADEDDGFENVVNAVNNTDDEDNNCNNNEDPEENDCNNDEGFEDFDNEIENFEGRSVIGNVVNEKSKHFHPGVYQDLDNPLPGPSRERSIEDEDDETSRGKQFQWWDDCNSDSFSDNIHEDDDYHRCCTAKQRSSDDVDSQDDRRGKKTRKKNFISKSEDEDFAFCSSDHDADEDLPAESSRKRPRGEGGHPSETGRREKRFRHGNTSGSDLDEAQPDVRPGSSSNRLRDNQDEETKDSEK